The Mercenaria mercenaria strain notata chromosome 10, MADL_Memer_1, whole genome shotgun sequence genome contains a region encoding:
- the LOC123559464 gene encoding uncharacterized protein LOC123559464 isoform X1, with protein MEESKKPVRSPNFSMSDALLLCEVMGGDSGVEGLSFHSMQRHKFTNTITSCSKAAAWKRVVQAFNARADEPREMTALKKKWDNLVQSHRSQYADYLHSQQLTGGGPSCKKLSVVTEAVMAVIGRNACNTKGVVGSDLDTTQLQINNFNGSISSAVAMEEDELSRPCDSRTTHVSVPDTDVVNTLEEDHTSFRNSASARAIPNQSSSVQVVCCRCNCHRKIEILKEEKLGLQIRLLKKQLGEE; from the exons ATGGAGGAATCCAAGAAGCCCGTTCGCTCGCCAAATTTTTCTATGTCAGACGCGTTATTGCTGTGTGAGGTGATGGGTGGAGACAGCGGGGTGGAGGGGCTCTCCTTCCACTCCATGCAGAGGCATAAATTCACAAATA CCATAACATCATGTAGCAAAGCAGCGGCATGGAAGAGAGTCGTCCAGGCTTTCAATGCAAGGGCTGACGAACCTAGAGAAATGACTGCGCTGAAGAAGAAGTGGGATAACCTTGTCCAAAGCCACAGGTCACAATATGCTGACTACTTGCACAGTCAGCAGTTAACAG gAGGAGGGCCATCCTGTAAAAAGCTGTCCGTGGTAACCGAAGCAGTGATGGCAGTGATAGGGAGAAATGCCTGCAACACCAAGGGAGTTGTTGGGTCAGATCTGGACACAACACAACTACAAATTAATAACTTCAA TGGCAGCATATCATCTGCAGTAGCTATGGAGGAAGATGAGCTGTCAAGGCCTTGTGACAGTAG GACTACACATGTTAGTGTTCCTGATACAGACGTAGTAAATACTCTTGAAGAGGATCACACATCATTCAG AAATTCGGCTTCAGCTCGAGCAATTCCTAATCAATCCTCTTCAGTTCAGGTGGTTTGTTGCAGATGCAACTGTCATAGGAAGATAGAAATCCTGAAAGAGGAAAAGTTGGGACTACAGATAAGACTTTTGAAAAAACAGCTGGGAGAAGAATGA
- the LOC123559464 gene encoding uncharacterized protein LOC123559464 isoform X2: MARPSNQADKAITSCSKAAAWKRVVQAFNARADEPREMTALKKKWDNLVQSHRSQYADYLHSQQLTGGGPSCKKLSVVTEAVMAVIGRNACNTKGVVGSDLDTTQLQINNFNGSISSAVAMEEDELSRPCDSRTTHVSVPDTDVVNTLEEDHTSFRNSASARAIPNQSSSVQVVCCRCNCHRKIEILKEEKLGLQIRLLKKQLGEE, translated from the exons atggcaaggcctagcaaccaagctgacaaag CCATAACATCATGTAGCAAAGCAGCGGCATGGAAGAGAGTCGTCCAGGCTTTCAATGCAAGGGCTGACGAACCTAGAGAAATGACTGCGCTGAAGAAGAAGTGGGATAACCTTGTCCAAAGCCACAGGTCACAATATGCTGACTACTTGCACAGTCAGCAGTTAACAG gAGGAGGGCCATCCTGTAAAAAGCTGTCCGTGGTAACCGAAGCAGTGATGGCAGTGATAGGGAGAAATGCCTGCAACACCAAGGGAGTTGTTGGGTCAGATCTGGACACAACACAACTACAAATTAATAACTTCAA TGGCAGCATATCATCTGCAGTAGCTATGGAGGAAGATGAGCTGTCAAGGCCTTGTGACAGTAG GACTACACATGTTAGTGTTCCTGATACAGACGTAGTAAATACTCTTGAAGAGGATCACACATCATTCAG AAATTCGGCTTCAGCTCGAGCAATTCCTAATCAATCCTCTTCAGTTCAGGTGGTTTGTTGCAGATGCAACTGTCATAGGAAGATAGAAATCCTGAAAGAGGAAAAGTTGGGACTACAGATAAGACTTTTGAAAAAACAGCTGGGAGAAGAATGA
- the LOC123562394 gene encoding putative nuclease HARBI1 codes for MAARPNMLDNLTDLEIIQRYRFDRRGIEYLEDLLRPYLQPRTARHQSPTIYGTARFPKVVGVIDGTHIKILAPSEEEDIFVNRKGYHSINVQVVFDAFDRIEDIVARWPGSTHDSRILHNSGLRQLFERGIVHGGYHLLGDSGYPCRRWLLTPYLNPQPGAQSAYNRAHKITRSKVERGIGQLKRRFGILHGEIRMKPEKACRVITACAVLHNICKQRDIPLPDVDNEDQDDQPQNAIDPNAPQVGLRYRDYIANTYF; via the exons ATGGCAGCGAGACCAAATATGTTGGACAACCTGACAGACCTTGAAATCATCCAGAGATACAGGTTTGACCGTAGAGGTATAGAGTACCTTGAGGACCTGTTGCGACCATACCTTCAGCCAAGAACAGCCAGACATCAAA GCCCAACAATTTACGGAACAGCAAGGTTTCCGAAGGTTGTTGGAGTAATTGACGGGACCCACATTAAGATACTGGCTCCATCAGAGGAGGAGGATATATTTGTGAACCGGAAGGGCTATCACAGCATAAATGTGCAGGTGGTGTTTGATGCCTTTGACAGGATCGAGGATATTGTTGCACGTTGGCCTGGTTCTACACATGACAGCAGGATACTTCACAACAGTGGGCTGAGACAGCTTTTTGAAAGAGGCATTGTCCATGGTGGTTATCATCTGTTGGGGGACAGTGGCTACCCGTGCCGTAGATGGCTGCTGACCCCCTACCTCAACCCTCAACCTGGGGCACAGAGTGCTTACAACAG AGCCCACAAAATCACAAGAAGTAAAGTTGAGAGAGGAATTGGGCAACTGAAGAGAAGGTTTGGGATATTGCATGGAGAAATTAGAATGAAACCAGAGAAAGCCTGCAG AGTTATCACTGCATGCGCAGTACTGCACAACATTTGCAAGCAGAGAGACATTCCATTGCCTGATGTGGACAATGAGGACCAAGATGACCAGCCACAAAATGCAATTGACCCAAATGCTCCACAAGTGGGACTGAGATATAGAGATTACATTGCAAACACTTATTTTTGA